CTTCTTTACGGATAACTCCCGTTTTTTCCATGTCCACAATCGTGATATCCCCGTCGCTTCCGGGTGTAAACGTCCCTTTCTGTCCGACCACCCCATATAGATGCGCGGGGTTTTCCGCCAGCAACGCCACGAGACGATTCATTGTCAATTTTCCCTCATTGACCGCGTTCAGCATGAGCGGCACCATCGTCTCAACCCCGCACATGCCCGCGGGGATTTCACTTAACGTACCGCCGTACTTTTCTTCTTTGGTATGTGGCGCATGGTCGGAACACACAACGGTAATCGTCCCGTCATTAATCCCTTCCCAAATGGCTTTTTGGTCTGCCTTAGTCTTAACAAGCGGGAAAATTTTCATATCCTTGCCGACCGTCTCGTAATCTTCGTCGCTCAAAAATAAATAGTGCGGGCATGTTTCCACACTCACCCTTTGCCCGGACGCTTGCGCACGGCGTACGGCCGCCACGCTTTCAGCAGCGGAAACGTGTAGAACATGAAAATGCACACCGGCTGCTTTTGCGAGCGTGATCCCCGTTTCTACGGTAAGCTGCTCGGCAACGCCGGGCCTTGAAGCCAGCAATGCTGGGTACGATTCATCTTCCGGGTCTTTCTCCTCGCCGAGCCGACGAATCAGTTCGTGATTTTCCGCGTGAACCGCGAACAATTGCCCGGTTTTGGCTACTTCTTTCATCATCGCGTACACTTCGCCGTCATCGTAAGGTTGGATGACTTCATCGCCTGCTTCACTGACATTGTACAACAGTTGAAAGGTTTTCCGGTGAACGCCGTATCCCCAAAAGTACTTAAAACCGATGACCCCTTTTCGATGCATCTCCAGGAAATCAGCTCGGTTCAAAGGGCCGAGACAAATGCCCCAGAGGCCGAAATTAACCGCCGCTTTTTTTTGTAAATGTTCCACCTGTCCGTCAAAAGAAGCCCCATCGCGCACCGGCGGGGTCGTATTCGGCATTTCAAAGATCGTTGTGATGCCACCGGCAGCAGCCGCCCGCGTGGAAGTGGAGAAATCCTCTTTGTGCGTCGGTCCGGGGTCCCGGGAATGAACATGTGTATCGATCAACCCCGGAAGGACGTGTTTTCCGGCAGCGTCGATCACCTCTTGTGCTTCCCCTTTCGCCCCCGGAGCTTTCAACGCGGCAATTTTTCCATCTTGAATGAAAATCGTTCCCGGAAACGTCTCTCGGCTGGTGACGAGCCAACCGTTTTCTATTTTAACATCGTACATCCTCGATCAACTCCAGAAAGCCATTCCCAACCCGGGAACAGTTTAATCGATATCATCATAAACACGGCTTCCCACTGCTTGGCGTTGTTTTTGATATTTTCCATTGTAAGGGACGTTTGCCGTTTGATCCATACGAGCAAACACGAGCTGGGCAATCCTGCGCCCGGAGATCAGGCGAATCGGCAAACGGTTGGCATTATAAAGCTCCAGGGTGATCTCGCCTTCGAAGCCGGGATCGACCCATCCGGCGTTTTGGATAAATAATCCCATGCGGCCAATCGAACTACGCCCTTCTACAAACGCGGTCAAATTATTCGGCAGTTTTATGTACTCATTGGTCGTTGCCAATAGAAAAGAGTTCGGGGGAATAACCACTTCCTCCGCTTCAAATTCGACATACTGCGCCGGCGTATCGAGCGCAATCGATTCGATCGCATTCTCATCAATCTTCAAATAATGGTTTCCGAGTCGGATATCGACGGACGCAGGTTGGATTTGCACATCGGACAAAGGCTCAATCACAAGTTCACCACGCGCCACCATCGCTTTAATTGTCGCATCTGATAATATCAAAGGGGCTTCCTCCTGAACAAACTTTTTCATCCTCCAGTATACCTGATATCGACAACAGTCGCCAACAATTCTCGCTTGCTGGACAAAATAGAAAAATTATACTTCTAGATAGAAAAAGCTCTCTTCAACCGGCCGTTTTCCCGATGTAAACCAACCGTTGTCACCTGTGTACCAAGGGTTTATGGATTTAATATAGTCTAGACTATAAACCGATTCGATCGATACGAAAAGGTGATCAACTCTCCCAGGAGCAATTGGCGCAAAAACTTAACGTCACGCGTGTTAGCCTGATGGATATTTAATAAAAGGGACGTCTCCCCATGAATACGGGCCACGCCGCTAATATTTTTTTAATAAAAACCGTAGCGGAATAAGCGAAATCAAAATGATGACAAGGGCGGCCGGTGCTGCATACTGGTAAAAGAATTCATTCGTTTCATACCAGATGCGCACCGCGAGCGTATCAAATCCGGGCGGACGCAAAATCAGGGTCGCTGGTAATTCTTTAATGGCACTGACAAAGACGAGCGCGCCGCCGGCAAGGATTCCGGGTCGAATGGCCGGGAGAATCACTTTAACCATTACTTTCCACGGAGGATGACCAAGGCTTCGCGCCGCTTCATCCATCCTCGGCGAAACGAGACTAAGCGACGCTTCGCCGGCCTGCATCGCCTGAGGCAAAAACAGAATGACGAACGCAAACGCGATCAAGTAATGGGTGTTATACAACCAAGGAATGTGTTCGTTAAAAATAAAGATAATCCCGAGGGCAACGATTACTCCCGGTAACGCATAACCGGCATAGCTTAATTTTTCGATGACTGTCGTCAGGGGGGACGGATAACGGGATTTCAAATAAACGATCGGTATAGCCATCAGCATACAGGCAATGGCGGCATACCCAGCTACACGCAGGCTATTCCACGTGTACTCCCAAAACTCACGGTCAATCGCGCCTTCTCCAATTCCAATAACCGTCCAATAAACAAGCACGATAATCGGAACGAGTACAGAAAAGAAAAAGACCGTAAACACATACAACAACGCGGGAATTTTCCACTTGCCCAAGCGTAGGGTTTCAGGTTCCGTGTACGCATTCGAAGTCTGATGATATTGCACATTTTTTTTCCGTGTTTTTGCTTCCAGCCACAGAACCACAAGCGTAATGGCGATCAAAACCGTACTTAAGACTGTTGCTGATAAATTGTCAAAACTTCCCATTTGATAGTAAATGGCTGCCGCAAAAGTCGTGTACCTTAAAATCGCGATCGCTCCAAAATCGGAAAGGACATACAGCGACACCAAAATCACGCCTGCCCCAATCGCCGGTCGCAAAAAAGGAAGGTTTACTTTCCAAAAAATTCGAGCCGTTGACATCCCTTGCGAGCGTGCCACTTCTTCATAGTTCCGGTTCATCTTTCGCAAACTCGCCATCGAAATCAGGAAGACATAGGGGAATGTAAACAGCGTTAAAACGAAGAAAACACCTGCAAAGGAGTAAATCTCAATGGGGTATTCGCCAAAAGCCCTTTCCAGCCATCCATCTTGCCACCATTCAGAAGCCCAGCCGACAGGCCCGAAAATCATGATGTAAACAGCTGCCCCAATATAAGGCGGGATGACAAGAGGAAGCGCCAAAAGCCATTGCCAGCCTTTTTTGAACGGGATATCGGTGCGATTCACGATCCAGGCAAGAGACACACCGAGGATAACCGCAAATACCGTCAC
The Salicibibacter kimchii DNA segment above includes these coding regions:
- a CDS encoding ABC transporter permease, which translates into the protein MSRRNEREKGVRKLWYRLWRGRPPGPVLLFLGLLIAFIMGVPLLYVVVRSFSAGADGWMNILDERIPGLLWNTLSLTLMVTVFAVILGVSLAWIVNRTDIPFKKGWQWLLALPLVIPPYIGAAVYIMIFGPVGWASEWWQDGWLERAFGEYPIEIYSFAGVFFVLTLFTFPYVFLISMASLRKMNRNYEEVARSQGMSTARIFWKVNLPFLRPAIGAGVILVSLYVLSDFGAIAILRYTTFAAAIYYQMGSFDNLSATVLSTVLIAITLVVLWLEAKTRKKNVQYHQTSNAYTEPETLRLGKWKIPALLYVFTVFFFSVLVPIIVLVYWTVIGIGEGAIDREFWEYTWNSLRVAGYAAIACMLMAIPIVYLKSRYPSPLTTVIEKLSYAGYALPGVIVALGIIFIFNEHIPWLYNTHYLIAFAFVILFLPQAMQAGEASLSLVSPRMDEAARSLGHPPWKVMVKVILPAIRPGILAGGALVFVSAIKELPATLILRPPGFDTLAVRIWYETNEFFYQYAAPAALVIILISLIPLRFLLKKY
- the dcd gene encoding dCTP deaminase; its protein translation is MILSDATIKAMVARGELVIEPLSDVQIQPASVDIRLGNHYLKIDENAIESIALDTPAQYVEFEAEEVVIPPNSFLLATTNEYIKLPNNLTAFVEGRSSIGRMGLFIQNAGWVDPGFEGEITLELYNANRLPIRLISGRRIAQLVFARMDQTANVPYNGKYQKQRQAVGSRVYDDID
- a CDS encoding dihydroorotase, with translation MYDVKIENGWLVTSRETFPGTIFIQDGKIAALKAPGAKGEAQEVIDAAGKHVLPGLIDTHVHSRDPGPTHKEDFSTSTRAAAAGGITTIFEMPNTTPPVRDGASFDGQVEHLQKKAAVNFGLWGICLGPLNRADFLEMHRKGVIGFKYFWGYGVHRKTFQLLYNVSEAGDEVIQPYDDGEVYAMMKEVAKTGQLFAVHAENHELIRRLGEEKDPEDESYPALLASRPGVAEQLTVETGITLAKAAGVHFHVLHVSAAESVAAVRRAQASGQRVSVETCPHYLFLSDEDYETVGKDMKIFPLVKTKADQKAIWEGINDGTITVVCSDHAPHTKEEKYGGTLSEIPAGMCGVETMVPLMLNAVNEGKLTMNRLVALLAENPAHLYGVVGQKGTFTPGSDGDITIVDMEKTGVIRKEALHSKSKISAYDGCSIKGWPVHTIVSGKTVMQDGELVNERPNGKLVTPGGIHHGS